From a region of the Parcubacteria group bacterium genome:
- a CDS encoding peptidylprolyl isomerase, producing the protein MKKNEAEKEKNKNKEVGISTIIYSALIIIFGIVAVFGVLIYFFGLNNSFIKKAEKIIPYPAAIIGYSHFISMGELNSNLDSVKKFYESQDFSEINMRVDFSTESGQKRLKIKEKGILNRMIEDKAIEIIAKKNGINISKELVDQNLSRKLEEYKSEEDLKNNLDRLYGWTENDFKKKIVRPDICKQELEKYFEVNNPTIFEAKSQIEKAEEDLAKNKDFAQAAKKYSKGSTAQDGGELGWFKKNQLIPEISDIVFSLEKGKKSEIIESSLGFHIVELEDKKTENENELAKIRQIFIPKKTFADFLTEEMKKMKFTVIVKDYSWNKETQLLEFKKQDMKDFENDAIENFQGDASVLF; encoded by the coding sequence ATGAAAAAAAACGAGGCAGAAAAAGAAAAAAATAAGAATAAAGAAGTAGGAATATCTACTATTATTTATTCTGCTTTGATAATAATCTTCGGAATTGTTGCTGTTTTCGGCGTTCTTATCTATTTTTTTGGATTAAACAATAGCTTCATCAAAAAAGCGGAAAAGATAATTCCTTATCCGGCTGCAATAATAGGATACTCTCATTTCATAAGCATGGGCGAGCTTAATTCAAACTTGGATTCTGTAAAAAAATTCTACGAAAGCCAGGATTTTTCCGAGATTAATATGAGAGTTGATTTTTCAACAGAAAGCGGCCAAAAAAGGCTTAAAATTAAAGAAAAAGGGATTTTAAATCGAATGATAGAAGACAAGGCCATCGAAATTATCGCAAAAAAGAATGGCATAAACATATCGAAAGAACTGGTCGACCAAAATTTATCAAGAAAATTGGAAGAATACAAAAGCGAGGAAGATTTGAAAAATAATCTGGATCGCCTTTATGGATGGACTGAAAATGATTTTAAGAAAAAGATAGTGCGCCCTGATATTTGCAAGCAAGAATTGGAAAAATATTTTGAAGTAAATAACCCAACAATATTTGAAGCCAAATCTCAAATAGAAAAAGCGGAAGAAGATCTTGCTAAGAATAAAGATTTTGCCCAAGCAGCAAAAAAATATTCCAAAGGGTCAACAGCCCAAGACGGGGGAGAACTTGGCTGGTTCAAGAAAAATCAATTAATTCCGGAAATATCTGACATTGTTTTCTCGCTGGAAAAAGGCAAGAAAAGCGAAATCATAGAAAGTTCTCTCGGTTTTCATATTGTCGAGCTTGAAGACAAAAAAACAGAAAATGAAAATGAACTGGCAAAAATAAGGCAAATTTTTATTCCTAAAAAAACATTCGCTGATTTTTTGACGGAAGAAATGAAAAAAATGAAATTTACCGTAATTGTCAAAGATTATTCATGGAATAAAGAAACCCAGCTGTTGGAATTCAAAAAACAAGATATGAAAGATTTTGAAAATGACGCCATAGAAAATTTTCAAGGAGACGCATCAGTGTTATTTTAA
- a CDS encoding trypsin-like peptidase domain-containing protein produces the protein MENINDDQENIKKEEKEQETGRKILKKPFSLNSIIIMFAILSVFLSSFFGAIFGLMGGKISDKIFSKIDNPGKNSGQSVQVRKKQLIEEDSAIIDVVQKSSPAVVSIVISKDVPKYRSFFEDPFGFFDNPSSQESGTEKQTVGAGSGFIVNQNGMIATNKHVVSDISADYTVITSDDKEYPAKVLARDPVKDIAVIKIEGDNFPTLNFGDSNSLKIGQTVIAIGNSLGEFYNTVSKGIISGLRRNLTAGSGLGQSEHLSNIIQTDAAINSGNSGGPLLDINGNVIGINVAMAQGAQNIAFSIPADQIKKIVDQVNSNGKISTPFLGVRSVAIDEKIQSENNLAYAYGALITRGQKITDLAVMPGSPADKAGIQENDIILEINGTKVDDKNQLSNLIANYNVGDTITLKVWHKGSTNDIKVKLEERK, from the coding sequence ATGGAAAATATAAATGACGACCAAGAAAATATAAAAAAGGAGGAAAAAGAACAAGAAACCGGGAGGAAAATCCTAAAAAAGCCTTTCTCCCTAAACTCCATAATTATAATGTTCGCCATTCTTTCGGTATTTTTGTCCTCATTTTTTGGAGCAATTTTTGGTCTTATGGGAGGAAAAATATCCGACAAGATCTTTTCAAAAATCGACAATCCAGGAAAAAACTCCGGTCAATCCGTTCAGGTAAGAAAGAAACAGCTTATCGAAGAAGATTCAGCCATTATCGACGTAGTTCAAAAATCATCACCGGCAGTCGTAAGCATAGTAATTTCAAAAGACGTTCCAAAATACAGAAGTTTTTTTGAAGATCCGTTTGGATTCTTCGATAATCCTTCAAGTCAAGAGTCGGGAACCGAAAAACAGACTGTCGGAGCCGGATCAGGATTCATTGTCAATCAAAATGGAATGATTGCAACAAATAAGCATGTCGTTAGCGACATAAGCGCCGATTATACCGTTATTACTAGCGATGACAAAGAATATCCGGCTAAAGTTCTGGCTAGAGATCCCGTTAAAGATATTGCTGTCATAAAAATAGAAGGGGATAATTTCCCAACTTTGAATTTTGGCGATTCTAATTCATTGAAAATCGGCCAGACTGTAATAGCTATCGGGAATTCTCTCGGAGAATTCTATAACACCGTGAGCAAGGGAATTATCTCCGGACTTAGAAGAAATTTAACTGCAGGTTCAGGCCTTGGACAATCTGAGCACTTAAGCAACATCATTCAGACTGACGCAGCCATAAATTCCGGAAATTCAGGGGGACCGCTTTTGGATATTAATGGAAATGTGATAGGAATAAATGTAGCCATGGCACAGGGAGCCCAGAATATTGCTTTTTCAATTCCAGCCGATCAAATTAAAAAAATCGTAGACCAAGTAAACAGTAATGGGAAAATATCCACTCCTTTTCTCGGAGTGAGAAGCGTTGCAATAGATGAAAAAATACAATCGGAAAATAATCTCGCCTATGCTTATGGAGCGTTAATAACCCGAGGACAAAAAATTACCGACCTAGCGGTAATGCCCGGATCTCCCGCCGATAAAGCCGGCATTCAGGAGAATGATATTATTCTTGAAATAAACGGAACAAAGGTAGATGACAAAAATCAACTAAGCAATCTTATTGCTAATTATAATGTCGGGGATACGATAACTCTCAAAGTGTGGCACAAGGGAAGCACGAATGACATAAAAGTCAAATTGGAAGAAAGAAAATGA
- the murJ gene encoding murein biosynthesis integral membrane protein MurJ — protein MIKKLVNNKILNSKPTESITAAAFIIAVSGFASRFLGLFRDRILASQFGAGDTLDAYYAAFRIPDLLYNLLILGALSAAFIPVFTGLISNKKEEEGWELVSGILNIMVFVLIIVAAILAIFAPFIVHLITPGFSGEKMELTIMLTRIMFLSPVLLGISAIFGGVLVSLKKFLIYSIAPIMYNIGIIIGALFFVKLMGPKGLAVGVILGALLHMLIQYPAVKFSGFKFKPILFGAFRNENVRKIIRLMIPRTMGIAVSQINLLVITIFASTLASGSLAVFNFANNIQSFPLGLFGVSFAVAVFPTLSATYAKGLHDEFIKNFSQTFRRILFFIIPLSVLILLLRAQLVRVILGGGQFNWEDTVMTFETLGFLTVSLFAQCLIPLLARAFYAIHNTKIPFYIALVSEAVNIILVILLIKNYAVSGLAIAFSAASILNMVLLFVILRKKLGGLDGKNIFSSTSKILLASTIAGLITQIMKYAIDRIANIDTFLGIFFQLIISGGLGIIVFVFMSWVFKTPEFFHFKNSIVKRFYRTKGTINEITEETDGM, from the coding sequence ATGATTAAAAAATTAGTAAATAATAAAATATTAAACAGCAAACCAACGGAGTCAATTACGGCGGCGGCTTTTATTATTGCCGTTTCCGGATTTGCCAGCCGATTTTTGGGACTTTTCCGAGACCGAATTCTGGCTTCGCAGTTTGGAGCCGGCGATACTCTGGATGCTTATTACGCCGCATTCAGAATTCCAGATCTATTATACAATCTGCTGATTCTTGGAGCTTTGAGCGCCGCCTTTATTCCTGTTTTCACCGGACTTATTTCAAACAAAAAAGAAGAAGAGGGATGGGAACTGGTTTCCGGAATTTTAAATATAATGGTATTTGTTTTGATTATTGTGGCGGCAATTTTGGCAATATTTGCACCTTTCATCGTTCATTTGATTACTCCCGGATTTTCCGGAGAAAAAATGGAACTTACGATAATGCTGACCAGAATTATGTTTTTAAGTCCGGTTCTTTTGGGAATTAGCGCTATCTTCGGAGGGGTTTTAGTGTCTCTTAAAAAATTCCTTATTTATTCTATCGCTCCGATAATGTATAACATTGGAATCATAATCGGAGCCTTGTTTTTTGTAAAATTAATGGGGCCAAAAGGTTTGGCTGTAGGCGTAATTTTGGGAGCTTTGCTTCATATGCTAATTCAGTATCCGGCCGTCAAATTTTCCGGATTCAAATTTAAGCCAATCCTTTTTGGAGCCTTCAGAAATGAAAATGTAAGAAAAATAATTCGGCTGATGATCCCAAGAACAATGGGAATTGCAGTAAGCCAAATCAATCTATTAGTGATAACGATTTTTGCTTCCACATTAGCTTCCGGAAGTTTGGCGGTTTTTAATTTTGCCAATAATATCCAGAGTTTTCCCTTGGGGCTTTTTGGAGTTTCTTTTGCGGTCGCTGTTTTTCCAACTCTTAGTGCAACCTATGCCAAAGGATTACATGACGAATTCATCAAAAACTTCTCCCAGACATTCAGGAGAATTTTATTTTTCATAATTCCGCTCAGTGTTTTAATTTTACTCCTCAGGGCTCAACTTGTTCGTGTCATTCTTGGAGGCGGACAATTCAATTGGGAAGACACGGTTATGACTTTTGAAACTCTTGGATTTCTAACTGTCAGCCTTTTTGCCCAATGTCTTATTCCGCTCCTGGCCAGAGCTTTCTACGCTATCCACAACACTAAGATTCCTTTTTATATTGCTCTTGTCAGTGAAGCGGTGAATATCATTTTGGTAATTCTTTTGATTAAAAATTACGCCGTTTCCGGATTAGCTATCGCTTTTTCTGCGGCCAGCATTTTAAATATGGTTTTACTTTTTGTGATTCTTCGAAAAAAACTGGGGGGATTAGATGGAAAGAATATTTTTAGTTCGACCTCAAAAATACTCCTAGCTTCCACTATTGCTGGGCTTATTACTCAAATAATGAAATATGCAATAGATAGGATTGCCAATATTGATACTTTTTTGGGGATTTTCTTCCAGCTCATCATTTCCGGAGGATTGGGAATAATAGTTTTTGTCTTTATGAGCTGGGTATTCAAAACTCCAGAATTTTTTCATTTTAAAAACTCTATCGTTAAAAGATTTTACAGAACTAAGGGGACAATCAATGAAATCACCGAGGAGACGGATGGAATGTAA
- a CDS encoding septum formation initiator family protein gives MRKKSFFSILFAVAGIVITGWISYFALKENKRSKQIESEINNLRTEAEKLRENNKAMQDKIVYFETPEFQEKMAKEKLNLQKENENVAIIKPSLVSGSERIAGKTTVAEKEVPKKPNYEKWWDYFFKY, from the coding sequence ATGAGAAAAAAATCCTTTTTTTCAATATTATTCGCAGTAGCCGGGATTGTTATTACCGGATGGATTTCTTATTTTGCGCTCAAAGAAAACAAAAGAAGCAAGCAGATTGAAAGCGAAATAAACAATCTGCGAACAGAAGCAGAGAAACTTCGTGAGAATAACAAGGCAATGCAGGATAAGATTGTTTATTTTGAAACTCCTGAATTTCAGGAAAAGATGGCCAAAGAAAAACTCAATTTACAGAAGGAAAATGAAAACGTAGCCATTATTAAGCCAAGTCTGGTTTCCGGTAGCGAACGAATAGCCGGAAAAACAACTGTCGCCGAAAAAGAAGTTCCGAAAAAACCTAACTACGAAAAATGGTGGGATTATTTCTTTAAATATTAG
- the lepA gene encoding translation elongation factor 4: protein MAQNNIRNFCIIAHIDHGKSTLADRLLEFTNTVEKRKMKDQILDQMDLERERGITIKLQPVRIVYKVQNVKNDLNKQSDGTLERLEQSYILNLIDTPGHVDFNYEVSRSLAAVEGAVLLVDATKGVQAQTLSNLYLAIEQGLEIIPVVNKIDLANADVPKTKKEIIHILGCKEEDILLASGKTGEGVEKILEAIIEKITAPVGNEEKPLQALIFDSKYDSYKGVLAYVRIMNGKVKRDDELLMTINKNESTVIEVGYFKPQLDPSEILIAGDIGYIATGFKSVSNCRVGDTITLTKTKDEVKSLPGYKEVKPMVYASFYPVEGDDYNFMRDALDKLKLNDAAFAFEPESNKALGRGFRCGFLGLLHLEIIHERLKREFDIFPTITTPSVVYEVKIANTGKLIKIYSASEMPDPSQIEEISEPFVKLDIITPSIYLGQVMELMGGIRSMYKNTEYLDEERVLLSFEAPLTDVIINFHDNLKGATSGFASMSYELIGYRPYDLVKLDILVAGEKIEAFSRIVPKEKAFYEGKSTVEKLKDSIPRQNFAVAIQAAVGAKIIARETVKAFRKDVIAKLYGGDVSRKKKLLEKQKRGKKKMRNIGKVSIPSEAFLAVLKK, encoded by the coding sequence ATGGCTCAAAATAACATCCGAAATTTTTGCATAATTGCTCACATAGACCATGGGAAGTCGACGCTCGCCGATCGACTTTTGGAATTTACCAACACAGTTGAGAAAAGAAAAATGAAAGACCAAATTTTAGATCAGATGGATTTGGAACGGGAGAGAGGAATTACCATAAAATTACAGCCGGTGAGAATTGTTTATAAAGTTCAAAACGTTAAAAACGATTTGAACAAGCAAAGCGATGGAACGCTAGAACGATTAGAACAATCCTATATCCTCAATTTGATTGACACTCCAGGACATGTTGATTTTAATTATGAAGTTTCAAGGTCTTTGGCGGCAGTTGAAGGCGCAGTGCTTTTGGTTGACGCGACCAAAGGAGTGCAGGCGCAGACGCTTTCCAATTTATATCTCGCCATTGAACAGGGACTGGAAATTATTCCGGTAGTCAACAAGATTGACCTGGCTAATGCCGATGTTCCTAAAACTAAAAAAGAAATAATCCATATCCTCGGTTGCAAAGAAGAAGATATCCTTTTAGCTTCCGGAAAAACCGGAGAAGGAGTGGAAAAAATTCTGGAGGCTATCATAGAAAAAATTACGGCACCTGTTGGAAACGAGGAAAAACCGCTTCAAGCGCTTATTTTCGATTCCAAATACGATTCCTACAAAGGAGTGCTGGCCTATGTCCGGATTATGAACGGAAAAGTGAAACGAGACGATGAACTCTTGATGACCATCAACAAAAATGAAAGTACCGTGATCGAAGTCGGGTATTTTAAGCCGCAACTTGATCCTTCGGAAATTTTGATAGCTGGAGATATTGGATACATCGCCACCGGATTCAAAAGCGTTTCAAATTGCCGAGTGGGAGACACGATTACTCTCACTAAAACAAAAGACGAAGTTAAAAGTTTGCCCGGATACAAAGAAGTGAAACCGATGGTCTATGCCAGCTTTTATCCGGTTGAAGGTGATGACTATAATTTTATGCGCGATGCACTGGACAAACTCAAGCTTAATGATGCCGCCTTTGCTTTCGAACCGGAAAGCAATAAGGCCTTGGGAAGAGGATTCCGCTGCGGATTCTTGGGACTTCTTCACCTTGAAATCATCCACGAAAGACTAAAAAGAGAATTTGATATTTTTCCAACCATTACCACGCCAAGCGTAGTTTATGAAGTTAAAATAGCTAATACCGGCAAGTTAATAAAAATATATTCAGCTTCTGAAATGCCCGATCCTTCTCAAATAGAAGAAATTTCCGAACCGTTTGTAAAATTGGATATCATTACTCCCTCAATATACTTAGGACAAGTAATGGAACTTATGGGAGGGATCCGATCGATGTACAAAAATACAGAATATCTTGACGAGGAACGGGTATTGCTTTCGTTTGAAGCGCCACTAACCGATGTCATTATAAATTTTCATGACAATCTTAAAGGCGCCACTTCCGGTTTTGCTTCTATGAGCTATGAACTGATCGGTTACCGGCCGTATGATTTAGTTAAGCTTGATATTCTGGTCGCTGGAGAAAAAATAGAAGCTTTTTCCCGAATTGTTCCGAAAGAAAAAGCTTTTTATGAGGGAAAATCAACCGTGGAGAAGCTCAAAGATTCAATTCCTCGCCAAAACTTCGCTGTGGCTATTCAAGCCGCTGTTGGAGCCAAAATAATTGCCAGAGAAACTGTTAAAGCTTTTCGAAAAGATGTTATTGCCAAACTTTACGGAGGAGACGTTTCCCGCAAAAAAAAGCTCCTCGAAAAACAGAAAAGGGGGAAGAAAAAGATGCGCAACATCGGAAAAGTGAGCATTCCGTCCGAAGCTTTTCTGGCCGTTTTGAAGAAATAA
- a CDS encoding S1C family serine protease has product MNKFTRLFLVGLLLFLIGGFGSMVFQGYIIPKISLSPTLSKLKIFKKASENITIVNKTEQVEVKEDDSVSKVASQAGATVVNIISVSEKNKSVLNPLQGIKNGTGVVVASDGFVVTYRTTLIENDANYKIILLNGSSFDAKLVGIDEFTNLAFLKMDTSNLSVASFANSDDFYPGKKLIAIGNSFEDYQNRYSSGILSNINKTFNIAGKTLSLSEKLEGVFETDFLNQKEYLGGPVINYNGELVGIVGSVVVDNQEKFFQIPSNVVKNTMDLAIKNELGARAQMGIYYLPISKAYALANNLSYDKGALIYSPSGKQGLAIIAGSPAEKAGLKINDVITFVDGKEINLDNPLSNLLGQYKKGDAIELTILRDGQEMKIPVKL; this is encoded by the coding sequence ATGAATAAATTTACGCGATTATTTTTAGTTGGACTCTTGCTATTTCTGATAGGGGGATTTGGTTCTATGGTTTTTCAGGGTTATATCATTCCTAAAATCAGCCTTTCTCCAACTTTGTCAAAACTAAAAATATTTAAAAAAGCTTCAGAAAACATAACTATAGTCAATAAAACCGAGCAAGTGGAAGTAAAGGAGGATGATTCGGTAAGTAAAGTAGCTTCTCAAGCCGGAGCAACGGTCGTAAACATAATTTCTGTTTCGGAAAAAAATAAATCGGTTCTAAATCCTCTTCAGGGAATCAAAAATGGAACGGGAGTGGTGGTGGCTTCGGACGGTTTTGTAGTAACCTATAGGACGACTCTCATCGAAAACGATGCTAATTACAAAATTATTTTGCTTAATGGATCTTCATTTGACGCCAAGCTAGTCGGAATAGATGAATTTACCAATTTGGCTTTTCTTAAAATGGATACCTCCAATCTTTCTGTTGCTTCTTTTGCCAATTCAGATGATTTTTACCCGGGGAAAAAGCTAATCGCCATCGGAAATTCATTTGAAGATTATCAAAATAGATACTCTTCCGGAATTTTGAGCAACATCAATAAAACCTTCAACATTGCCGGAAAAACTTTATCTTTGTCGGAAAAGTTGGAAGGCGTGTTTGAAACTGATTTCCTGAACCAGAAAGAATATTTGGGCGGACCGGTAATAAATTACAATGGAGAATTAGTTGGAATCGTTGGCTCTGTCGTGGTTGATAATCAAGAAAAGTTTTTTCAAATCCCTTCCAATGTTGTCAAAAACACGATGGACTTGGCTATCAAAAATGAGCTTGGCGCCAGAGCGCAAATGGGAATTTATTATCTACCCATCAGCAAGGCTTATGCGCTGGCCAACAATTTAAGCTACGACAAAGGAGCGTTGATTTATTCTCCCTCCGGAAAACAAGGACTAGCCATCATTGCCGGATCTCCAGCGGAAAAAGCCGGACTGAAAATAAATGACGTCATTACTTTTGTCGACGGCAAGGAAATAAATCTCGATAATCCGCTATCCAATCTTCTTGGCCAATATAAAAAAGGCGACGCGATTGAATTAACAATTTTGAGGGATGGGCAAGAGATGAAAATACCGGTGAAACTATAA
- a CDS encoding ferredoxin, with the protein MPKIKVDEELCIGCGVCESICPNLFKVENGKSKVISEECGNCNLDEISASCPVSAISQEK; encoded by the coding sequence ATGCCAAAAATAAAAGTCGACGAAGAACTATGTATTGGATGCGGGGTTTGCGAGTCTATCTGTCCAAACCTTTTTAAGGTTGAGAATGGAAAATCAAAGGTTATATCGGAAGAATGCGGAAACTGCAATCTCGACGAAATAAGCGCAAGCTGTCCGGTAAGCGCTATTTCCCAGGAAAAATAG